In Halobacteriovorax marinus SJ, the following proteins share a genomic window:
- a CDS encoding C45 family autoproteolytic acyltransferase/hydolase, with the protein MQDCNFPIIRYEEGKSNFEWGIQHAEEHRTAIRELVEIRRELMLKRNPSLAGELLPLASAQFESTLKYCPNSANEIEGIAKGSGLSLTDIVILNNYTDFRDISLVDQGCSTVQIQNSHSILSGQTWDMHASAKNYLCLIDVPATEENSASLILSVVGCVGLMGINTQSCLIGVNNINTNKAAVGLIWPALVRQSLESVNISQMRDTLLNAPVTSGHNYLISTPKGAEHWEITPTHKDLIHAHGDGEEGYSFHTNHCLGENVSKLESKEFVSATTHARYEILEQSVKNTHSMQELKQLLQSHEGMPKSICSHYDNGNSKDPSQTCGGGIANLISGEINFWRGCPEYDPSYKEYSYKLDSENKSFSLLKN; encoded by the coding sequence ATGCAAGACTGTAACTTCCCTATCATTCGCTACGAAGAAGGAAAGAGTAATTTTGAGTGGGGAATTCAACACGCAGAAGAACATAGAACTGCAATCAGAGAGCTTGTTGAGATTCGTAGAGAATTGATGTTAAAGAGAAATCCATCTCTAGCAGGAGAATTACTCCCTCTTGCTAGCGCTCAGTTTGAAAGTACTTTAAAGTATTGCCCCAATAGCGCGAACGAAATAGAAGGTATTGCTAAAGGCAGTGGCCTCTCTCTAACCGATATCGTAATACTCAATAACTATACTGACTTTAGAGATATTTCTCTCGTAGATCAAGGGTGCTCAACAGTACAAATTCAAAATAGCCATTCTATACTCAGTGGACAAACGTGGGATATGCACGCAAGTGCAAAGAATTATCTCTGTCTCATTGATGTCCCAGCAACAGAGGAAAATAGTGCATCTCTTATACTCTCAGTAGTTGGTTGTGTCGGGCTTATGGGAATAAATACCCAGAGCTGTCTTATCGGAGTGAATAATATAAATACAAATAAGGCCGCAGTAGGACTTATATGGCCGGCACTTGTTCGCCAGAGCTTAGAGTCTGTGAATATATCACAGATGAGAGATACACTCTTAAATGCACCTGTAACCTCGGGCCACAACTACCTTATCTCAACACCAAAGGGTGCCGAGCACTGGGAAATTACGCCTACTCACAAAGACTTAATCCATGCCCACGGTGATGGGGAAGAAGGTTACTCTTTTCATACCAATCACTGCCTAGGTGAGAATGTATCAAAATTAGAAAGTAAGGAATTTGTTAGTGCTACAACCCACGCTCGCTACGAAATACTAGAGCAAAGTGTGAAAAATACCCACTCCATGCAAGAGTTAAAGCAATTGCTACAGAGTCATGAGGGTATGCCTAAGTCCATTTGTTCTCATTACGACAACGGAAATAGTAAGGACCCTTCACAGACTTGTGGTGGTGGTATTGCAAATTTAATAAGCGGTGAGATCAACTTCTGGAGAGGTTGCCCCGAATATGATCCAAGCTATAAAGAATATAGCTATAAACTAGATAGTGAAAATAAATCATTCTCACTTCTAAAGAATTGA
- a CDS encoding aminotransferase class III-fold pyridoxal phosphate-dependent enzyme: protein MKLPIIGKETEEHSKARLANSYANNLIPPEKKNYLTDLKKSTGPFLAITDHNDETKYLMDAASQIATLGLGFSPSVFFGAAHYLSSWTNDSNSKEFHSIRKALTETLKRKTNWPKLDLTICNSGAEANEIALGYCYKKRVNKNANKVLAFEGSFHGRMMITLSSTWNKVKREPFEWPGHETIYCTFPELETDLIHQSAPKDWRSFWASSCALELEIPKDWNKDSQIEKEINSLLEVREKIKTKEIFAILIEPMQCEGGDRYSSGRFNEALILMARSFGIPVIFDEVQTGFHLGKEFFWHKEFNLRDDQDKELYPDYVVCAKKAQVGLVLSHNEETKKEELQVSSVIRGYLHAVALDQSQDLIHNLEKSARVLLDDLCKKFEGKITRPRVNGMAFAFELPSAEITTEFINRRFDHGLLYYPAGAKTLRFRLNTSFTKGDIEFLFERLDQMAGEILNNEGPKPIKEIETRDRNLASIYEWQELLLLTKLKVLTGEKLDNEMFQEKIYSLFEKSTGHKIIRIDKENFSKWKDKIHQMQLDIYEPTRQTEIEKFEYCATSEKGQAVGIIQGDKLLAMSFSSPLSLNPFERGVRNDPDFNNPNALYMVDSTVGKELQGKGVGRFVKYALSAFALNDGIELINGRNRDRMAASMLSINLSLGAHEIMYMREDYPDFEKYRNVLYYTSATKFKTDQLSLSDAINSPLSNLDLTAENLSEQLPYLVNKVCLSNFVSPRFLDHLDSIKKYLPESLQHLYTTSGQSECVDKLAKSIWYNQEEKTNHMITFKGHYFGSGSFLSRSLSNSEDKFFDVTHLDHPNASNEQNVLQDLERVLKEKKTMAIWLEPIGSQTMERIERETLTKIIGLASKYGTKVIFNETAASFYRYDKENFLCSNIEGITPDAAMCFLGGQSGLCYMKEENFLAKPLMLISTWDGDEFALSNFHQALEIVHSDFEKFTEIRLEFTNKLLEALSNFEITEMELENGCGHFKGNISLSLARYFKKVGDRYLVIPSFSAMREFLGKE, encoded by the coding sequence GAAACTAAATATCTAATGGACGCGGCTTCGCAAATTGCGACACTAGGCCTTGGCTTCTCCCCCTCTGTTTTCTTTGGAGCTGCCCACTACCTATCTAGCTGGACAAATGATTCAAATTCAAAAGAGTTCCACTCCATAAGAAAGGCCTTAACTGAAACTCTTAAGAGAAAAACGAATTGGCCAAAACTAGATTTAACAATTTGTAACTCAGGTGCTGAGGCTAACGAAATTGCCCTTGGATACTGTTATAAAAAAAGGGTGAATAAGAACGCCAATAAAGTTCTCGCCTTTGAGGGAAGTTTTCATGGCAGAATGATGATCACACTCTCTAGTACGTGGAACAAAGTAAAGCGTGAACCCTTTGAATGGCCAGGTCATGAAACAATCTACTGCACATTTCCTGAGTTAGAAACTGACCTAATTCACCAAAGTGCACCTAAGGACTGGAGAAGCTTTTGGGCCAGCAGCTGTGCGCTCGAACTTGAAATCCCTAAAGATTGGAATAAAGATTCACAGATTGAAAAAGAAATTAACTCTCTCTTAGAAGTTAGAGAAAAAATAAAGACAAAAGAAATCTTCGCTATTCTCATTGAGCCAATGCAATGTGAGGGTGGTGACCGCTACAGTAGTGGGCGTTTTAACGAAGCCCTCATTCTCATGGCAAGATCCTTTGGTATTCCTGTTATCTTTGATGAAGTTCAAACAGGCTTTCACCTTGGAAAAGAATTCTTTTGGCATAAAGAATTTAACTTAAGAGATGACCAAGACAAAGAACTCTATCCCGACTATGTAGTTTGCGCCAAGAAAGCTCAAGTTGGATTAGTTCTCTCACATAACGAAGAAACTAAAAAAGAAGAGCTACAAGTATCTTCTGTCATTAGAGGCTATCTTCATGCTGTAGCACTAGATCAGTCACAAGATCTCATACACAACCTTGAAAAGTCAGCTCGAGTTCTCTTAGATGATTTATGTAAAAAGTTTGAAGGAAAGATCACTAGACCTAGAGTCAATGGAATGGCCTTTGCTTTTGAGCTTCCTAGTGCAGAGATAACGACAGAGTTTATCAATAGAAGATTTGATCACGGCCTTCTCTACTATCCAGCAGGGGCCAAGACACTTCGCTTTAGACTTAATACAAGTTTCACAAAGGGAGATATTGAGTTTCTCTTTGAAAGACTTGATCAAATGGCCGGTGAGATCTTAAATAACGAAGGTCCAAAGCCTATTAAAGAAATTGAAACTAGAGATAGAAATCTCGCGTCGATTTATGAATGGCAGGAACTTCTCCTACTCACAAAATTGAAAGTCTTAACTGGAGAGAAACTTGACAATGAAATGTTTCAAGAAAAAATCTACTCACTCTTTGAAAAGTCTACTGGTCATAAAATCATTAGAATAGACAAAGAGAACTTTTCAAAATGGAAGGATAAGATCCATCAAATGCAGTTGGATATCTATGAGCCTACGAGACAAACTGAAATTGAAAAGTTTGAATACTGTGCTACTAGCGAAAAAGGTCAGGCAGTAGGTATCATTCAAGGTGATAAGTTACTGGCCATGAGCTTTAGCTCTCCCCTTTCTCTCAATCCGTTTGAAAGAGGCGTGAGAAATGATCCTGACTTTAACAACCCAAATGCTCTCTACATGGTCGACTCCACAGTAGGTAAAGAGCTACAAGGAAAGGGTGTTGGAAGATTTGTAAAGTATGCCCTGAGCGCTTTTGCACTAAACGATGGAATAGAGCTTATTAACGGAAGAAATAGAGATCGAATGGCAGCAAGTATGCTAAGTATTAACTTATCTCTTGGAGCGCATGAGATCATGTATATGCGAGAGGACTACCCTGACTTTGAGAAGTATCGAAATGTTCTCTATTACACAAGTGCAACGAAGTTTAAAACTGATCAACTTAGTTTGAGTGATGCTATTAACTCTCCTCTTTCAAATTTAGACTTAACAGCAGAGAACTTAAGTGAACAATTACCATACTTAGTTAACAAGGTCTGTCTCTCAAATTTTGTCTCTCCGAGATTCTTAGATCACCTAGACTCTATTAAAAAATATCTTCCAGAGAGTTTACAGCACCTCTATACGACTTCAGGCCAATCTGAGTGTGTTGATAAGCTAGCAAAGAGTATCTGGTACAATCAAGAAGAGAAAACAAATCACATGATTACCTTTAAGGGACACTACTTTGGTAGCGGCTCTTTTCTTTCCAGATCACTTAGTAATAGTGAAGATAAATTCTTTGATGTCACTCATCTCGACCATCCTAATGCTTCAAACGAACAAAATGTTCTGCAAGATTTAGAGAGAGTGTTAAAAGAAAAGAAGACTATGGCCATTTGGCTTGAGCCTATTGGGTCTCAAACAATGGAGAGAATAGAGCGTGAAACATTAACCAAGATAATTGGATTAGCTTCCAAGTATGGAACAAAAGTTATCTTTAATGAAACTGCTGCAAGTTTTTACCGCTATGATAAAGAGAACTTCCTTTGTTCCAATATAGAGGGGATTACTCCTGATGCGGCCATGTGTTTTCTAGGTGGACAGTCGGGACTTTGCTACATGAAAGAAGAGAACTTTCTGGCCAAACCTCTTATGCTCATTAGTACGTGGGATGGTGATGAATTTGCACTTTCAAACTTCCACCAAGCACTAGAAATTGTTCACTCTGATTTTGAGAAATTTACCGAAATTCGTCTAGAGTTTACAAATAAATTATTAGAGGCCCTTTCAAATTTTGAGATCACAGAAATGGAACTTGAAAATGGATGCGGTCACTTTAAAGGAAATATTTCACTCTCTCTTGCAAGATACTTCAAGAAAGTTGGAGATCGCTATTTAGTGATTCCAAGCTTTAGTGCCATGAGAGAATTCCTAGGCAAGGAGTAA
- a CDS encoding aminotransferase class III-fold pyridoxal phosphate-dependent enzyme → MSDHPFYFTWTAQLKALRIEIEKSRDCYYLTTEGRKLYDLSSTSYQAAFGHSFSPIKKAIQSQLNSLPISSPKGVFELKQRATQKLIEYLNIPGKIFYTVSGAESIENALKMARQISGKEIILARKNSYHGASLGALSVTGDWRTKDHKSLSKWTKRIPDPQVDPNAEKLAQLIEKIGAQKIAAICLETFIGGNGVISAPLSWWRGLAKLKKKYGFFIILDEVVCGFGRTGKPFGFHHLPIKPDFICMAKIITGGYIPFGAVWTSKEIASYYKSNTLSCGLTNYAHPLGLSAMESVIDSLKTTQLKEQIKELSHGLETYKEKFELIGVVNEVRVIGTLMAIDLKKNIPFQRFIDEDILVALVGQRIIIAPPFTMRPSILKKLLKRIEGLLKEDSHE, encoded by the coding sequence ATGAGCGATCATCCATTTTACTTCACTTGGACGGCCCAATTGAAGGCCCTAAGAATTGAGATTGAAAAATCTAGAGACTGCTATTATTTAACTACAGAGGGTAGAAAACTCTATGATCTCTCTTCAACGAGTTATCAAGCGGCCTTTGGGCATAGCTTTAGTCCCATAAAAAAGGCCATTCAATCACAACTCAACTCACTACCTATCTCATCTCCTAAGGGCGTATTTGAATTAAAGCAAAGGGCCACCCAGAAATTAATTGAATACCTCAATATTCCTGGGAAAATTTTCTACACTGTCTCGGGAGCTGAGAGTATAGAAAATGCCCTAAAGATGGCGAGACAAATCTCAGGTAAGGAAATTATTCTTGCGAGAAAGAATTCATACCACGGTGCAAGTCTCGGGGCCTTGAGTGTTACAGGAGATTGGCGAACAAAAGATCATAAATCACTATCAAAGTGGACAAAGAGAATTCCTGACCCACAAGTTGATCCAAACGCAGAGAAGCTTGCACAATTAATAGAAAAAATTGGAGCGCAAAAAATCGCCGCCATTTGTCTGGAAACGTTCATTGGAGGCAATGGAGTTATCTCGGCCCCGCTATCGTGGTGGAGAGGACTCGCTAAGCTTAAAAAGAAATATGGCTTCTTTATAATTTTAGATGAAGTGGTGTGCGGCTTTGGAAGAACTGGAAAACCATTTGGGTTTCATCACTTACCTATTAAGCCGGATTTTATCTGTATGGCAAAAATCATAACAGGTGGATATATTCCCTTCGGTGCCGTTTGGACATCTAAGGAAATTGCTAGTTACTATAAGTCTAATACACTCTCCTGTGGTTTAACTAATTACGCGCACCCTCTCGGGCTTAGTGCAATGGAAAGTGTTATTGACTCTTTAAAAACAACTCAACTTAAAGAACAGATTAAAGAGCTTTCTCATGGTCTAGAGACTTATAAAGAAAAGTTTGAATTGATAGGAGTCGTTAATGAGGTCAGAGTCATTGGTACCCTCATGGCAATAGATCTTAAAAAGAATATTCCTTTTCAAAGATTTATTGATGAAGATATCCTGGTTGCCCTTGTTGGACAGAGAATAATCATTGCTCCTCCATTTACAATGAGGCCAAGCATTTTAAAGAAATTATTAAAAAGAATCGAAGGACTCCTAAAGGAAGATAGTCATGAGTAA
- a CDS encoding CoA transferase subunit A has translation MSKVYLNADDACKDIHSGARIMSGGFGLCGIAENCIDALTKLDIKDLTLISNNIGNSGRGLVKILIQNKITKAYCSYVGGNPDLEKQMLAGTVEVELVPQGTFSERIRAAGLGIRAFYTPTGYGTLVAEGKETKEFDRPCILETALHADFAIIKAQKGDKYGNLWFKETARNFSPLMAMAAKTTIVEVEELVELGDIPAEDIHLPGIFVQRIFQGRDYKNDIEFLKTEDEQ, from the coding sequence ATGAGTAAAGTATATCTAAACGCCGATGATGCTTGTAAGGATATTCACAGTGGTGCACGCATTATGAGTGGCGGTTTTGGTCTCTGTGGTATTGCAGAGAATTGTATTGATGCGCTCACTAAATTAGATATCAAAGATTTAACTCTAATATCTAATAATATTGGAAATTCAGGCAGAGGACTTGTAAAGATCTTAATCCAAAATAAGATCACAAAAGCATATTGCTCATATGTTGGTGGAAACCCCGATCTAGAAAAACAAATGCTCGCAGGAACTGTAGAAGTTGAACTTGTCCCTCAAGGTACCTTTAGTGAAAGGATTAGGGCGGCAGGGCTAGGCATTCGAGCCTTTTATACTCCAACTGGTTATGGAACTTTAGTAGCAGAAGGTAAAGAAACCAAAGAATTTGATAGACCATGTATTTTAGAGACTGCGCTACATGCTGACTTTGCCATTATAAAAGCTCAAAAAGGTGATAAGTACGGAAACCTGTGGTTTAAAGAGACTGCAAGGAACTTCTCCCCTCTTATGGCCATGGCAGCAAAGACAACAATAGTTGAAGTAGAAGAGTTAGTTGAATTAGGAGATATTCCCGCAGAAGATATCCACTTACCAGGTATTTTTGTACAGAGAATCTTTCAAGGAAGAGATTATAAGAATGATATCGAATTTTTAAAAACTGAGGACGAACAATGA
- a CDS encoding 3-oxoacid CoA-transferase subunit B produces MSWTKEEMAKEVIGLFKQGSSVNLGIGLPTLIAEQIPESLDIMIHSENGVLGVKGRPKKNEVSPTLINAGKETISINKSASFFDSSMSFGMIRGGHIDYCVLGGMEVDARKSLANWMIPGKKVTGMGGAMDLVNGSKCVIIMMTHFNKDGETKLVEECSLPLTGLEVVDIVVTDHGIFKPNGKKFEIIKLADGVLKEDLKAEIYS; encoded by the coding sequence ATGAGCTGGACAAAAGAAGAAATGGCCAAAGAAGTTATAGGACTTTTTAAACAAGGCTCATCTGTAAATTTAGGAATAGGTCTTCCTACTCTTATTGCGGAACAAATACCTGAAAGCTTAGATATTATGATCCATTCAGAAAATGGAGTCCTAGGAGTAAAGGGGAGGCCTAAGAAGAATGAAGTCTCACCTACACTTATTAATGCTGGAAAAGAAACTATTTCTATAAATAAATCTGCAAGCTTCTTTGATAGTTCAATGAGTTTTGGAATGATTCGCGGTGGCCACATAGACTATTGTGTACTTGGTGGAATGGAAGTCGATGCAAGAAAATCTCTTGCAAATTGGATGATTCCGGGAAAGAAAGTCACTGGTATGGGCGGAGCGATGGATTTAGTCAATGGATCAAAGTGTGTCATTATTATGATGACTCATTTTAATAAAGACGGCGAGACTAAGTTAGTAGAAGAGTGTTCACTGCCACTAACAGGATTAGAAGTAGTAGATATCGTAGTTACTGACCACGGAATATTTAAACCAAATGGTAAGAAGTTTGAAATTATTAAATTGGCCGATGGTGTTTTAAAAGAAGATTTGAAAGCAGAGATTTATTCATAA